Proteins co-encoded in one Leptospira hartskeerlii genomic window:
- a CDS encoding DUF1858 domain-containing protein: MSEAVKPRFFKEMTVGEAIGLHPEAGLVFSSYHLGGCSHCSINELETIEQVCMGYGVEVDVLLDSLNNLLEDGE, from the coding sequence ATGTCGGAAGCGGTCAAGCCAAGATTTTTTAAAGAAATGACGGTAGGCGAAGCGATCGGTCTTCATCCTGAAGCAGGATTGGTATTCTCCAGCTATCATTTGGGCGGATGCTCTCATTGTTCCATCAACGAACTCGAAACTATTGAGCAAGTTTGTATGGGCTACGGTGTGGAAGTGGATGTTCTTCTGGATAGTTTGAACAATCTACTCGAGGACGGAGAGTAA
- a CDS encoding 6-carboxytetrahydropterin synthase, with product MFFQETGKFYIRIEERFESSHYLYKYFPDGSDEPIHGHSFKVEVYLSGQKNIGEDGISFDFLTSKRKLKELVAELDHILINDHADFKKTNPTSENMARWFYHGLKDSVAEAKGKVDRIVIHEGPENLAYYEPA from the coding sequence ATGTTTTTTCAAGAAACCGGCAAATTCTATATTCGTATCGAGGAACGGTTCGAATCTTCTCATTATCTCTATAAATACTTCCCTGATGGCTCGGATGAGCCGATCCATGGCCATTCCTTTAAGGTAGAAGTTTATCTCTCCGGCCAAAAGAACATTGGAGAAGACGGGATCAGTTTCGACTTTTTAACCTCTAAACGTAAGCTGAAAGAGTTAGTAGCCGAGTTAGACCATATTCTGATTAACGATCATGCTGATTTTAAGAAGACAAATCCAACTTCTGAAAACATGGCTCGTTGGTTTTACCATGGCTTAAAGGATAGTGTGGCCGAGGCGAAAGGAAAAGTAGATCGGATCGTGATCCACGAAGGCCCAGAGAACTTAGCATACTATGAGCCGGCTTAA